The nucleotide window CTGTCAAGCGATCGATACTATTCTCCATACAAATGAGTTCAACGGCGAGATATTCAATATCGGGACAGGCGAGGAAAAGAGTGTGCTCGAGATTGCAGAAATCGTGCTCGAGCTTCTTGAAAAACCCCTTGATCTCATTGTTCACATCCCAGATAGACCCGGGCATGTCAAAAGACATGCGGTGGATTCACGAAAAATCAGGAGCCTATTGAGATGGAAACCAAGATTTCGTTTTGAGGAGGGCATGGAGAAGACTGTAAAATGGTACATAGACAATGAGAAATGGTGGAAGGAGATCAAATCAGGCGATTTTAGAAAATATTATGAGGAACACTATGGAAACCTTAACGATCGTGCAACAATGGCATGACTTTCTCTTTTGGTTCGATGGTCGAGGTGTAAAATGAAACTGATCAACTATCGCGGATGAAAAATTGGATGCGAAATTCAATTTCATCGGCTCCTAATTTGATTTTTCTGATTTCATCAAATCCTTAAATTTGCAGATGACCTGAAAACAAGAATTCAGAGATACCTATTATCGATGATCCTGCGGCATTTTTAATTTCCTATCTTCATCAAACTCTCCGCAAATGTTTTTGTAAGTACAGCCATGAAATAACTCGCCATATTTATACGGTGGTTTTTCATAATGCACAATGCAGAAGAGAATATGACTGTTCAAGAAAGCAATCCGATGATGAAAGCACTAGTAATCAATTGCAATGGGGAAGTCTCTTCTGAACTCGTCCGAATCCTCCATGAAAAGAATTATGCGGTGTTCGTGGCAAAATCGCTGGAAGAGACGATCGAGTTACAGAAACGATTGACTTTCGACATTATCGCCGTCGATAGGGAAAGTTTTGAGTTGTGGGGGAATCAATTGCCAACAGTGCTATTGCAGTTTCCAGACAGAATCAAAATAATCATTTTTGATCATACATTGCAGAAATTTCAAGGTTCCGAAAGAGTAAGATTCACGGGATTCAAAATTGAACGCGTGAATATTGAAGACTTTCCCCAGGCAATCGAAAGTTTCTTATCAATTCAACATGGAGTAAGGGAGGTAAATATTTCGGAGCGCATGCCTCAAGCACGTGTTACACAGAATCACATTTCGAAGACGGAAGTTGTTGACGATATGCTTGGAAACGCGCTGGAAGAAATTCGCAAACATTTCAATGTCGATATGGGTGCAGCTTATCTGAATGACGGCGAAAAATGGATTTTGAAAAGATATCGCAATGTTTCAGAGAAATTCGTTAAGAGCTTTTCAAGTTTGAGCGATCAACATCCACTCATCCTAGAATTGACTAAAAAGAAGGCGCCTCTTTTGTTCGTTGCTGATCGAAAACAAGACGTTAAGCGATCATGGCTTGTCGTTCCGCTTTTTGCCGGTGAACGAATAAGAGGCGCTCTCATACTGGTAAGCAACAATATGATATCGCTTACAAGCAATGATTTAGAATTCCTGCGATCAATCATGAGGGATTTCAACAATGCCATTGATTCTTCATGTTTCCCTCGAGCAGTAGATGAAAGAGAGATTGCCGCTGTAGAAGACTTAGGCAATATTCCTCAAGTAATGATATTATACGATCTCGAAGGGAAAGTAAAGTACTGGAGTCATGAAGCCGAAAGGAAGTGCGGTTACTCTCAAGAAGAGGCCAAAGGATCATATCTCATTCCCTTCCTGACCAGCCGCCACAATAAGATTCTAGATAACTTCAAAAGAGCAATTGAAGGACCAATTTCCGTTATTGAGCTCATAGAAAGAAAAGACGGAACGACAGCTGCAGCAGAAGTGCGTTTCTGGCCTGTGATTTCGTCCGCCAGTGGACCAGCTATGATTTCAATGTCGCTCGGAACATCTATTTTATTGGATGAATTGATCAATATCGATGCACATACCGCCCACATACATGAAACTGCATGGGAAGCCCTGATGGACCTAATTTCATTGCTCTTGAAGAGGAACATTCCTGATGAGGACAAAGACGAGTATATCAATATCATTTCACAAAGAATTGAAAAAGCGCTTTATCCAAAATATATACAAAGCGAAAAGGACGTATCAGCGGAAGTTCTTGCCACGGGGATCGTTCGATTGTTTGCAGATATTGGCGGAAGATTCAGTTATACAAACGATGAAAACAAGATTGAGATTATTGGAACGAAGTGTCCCTGGGACAATGAGCGCAGAAAAAATCCAGTGCTTTGTGCCTTAACAAAAGGTATCATCATAAGGTTTGCTAAGAGGGCGCTCGATAATAAGAATGTGGCCTTGAAGGAAGCGCTTGCAAATGGAGACCCTATATGCAGAATTGTCATAAACAAGAGATGAAATGCGATTAGAAGTTCGTTTAGATGATCGTAAAAATCTCTTCTACGCACATCCTAGGCTGCGTCGAACGATCTTAGACTGCGATAAAATAATCGGCTTCATTGCGATGCATCGAGCCTGGCAAATCGCGCAATCCAATACCATTTCCAATTACGAGACTGTGAGATCAAGATTCCAATGTAACTGCAGGGAATGATTATTTCACCAGCCTCATGGCATTCGTAATGACCACAAAAGAGGTTCCAAGATCGCCTATAAGTATTGCTAACCAGAGCGTAATGAAACCTGGAAATGCGAGAACGAAGAATAGCGATTTAACAACTAGAGAAATTGAAATGTTCTGTTTGATCACCCTTGAAGCCCTCTTGCTCAGCCTAACACCATAAGACAATGCACGCAGATCATCGCCCATGAGTGCGACATCAGCGGCTTCTATCGCCACATCTGTACCTGCAGCAGCCATTGCAACTCCAATATCCGCTTTCGCGAGCGCTGGAGCATCGTTCACCCCATCACCAACCATGATTATTGCACCATATTTTTCCCGGTAGTTTTCAATAGCCTTTGCTTTGTCCTCTGGTAACAGATTCGCCATGTATTCATCGGTGCCGATCTCACCAGCGACCTTTGCAGCAACATTCTCATTATCTCCCGTCAGCATGATAATTCTCATGAAGCCGAGGCGTCTGAGGTCCGAAACAACTTCTGTAACCTCTGGTCTTACCTTATCTCTAATTGAGATGATACCTGCGAGTTTACCATCTACTGCAACAACAACAATCGTCTTACCCTCAGCGCTCTTCTGAACAATGATATCTGCACAACACGAAAGATCGACTCCCCTTTCCCTTAAGAAATCATAATTCCCGCACAAGATCTCATGTCCCTCAACAACCGCCACAACTCCTTTACCAGAAAAACTCTCAAATGTCTCCGCATACCCAATTGGGACATTCATTTCTTTTGCTTTTGAAACTATTGCTTTGGCCAAGTGGTGCTCCGACCGCAACTCCGCGGAGGCTGCAGTGGCGATGAGCTCGCTCAATGATTGG belongs to Methanomassiliicoccales archaeon and includes:
- a CDS encoding methanogen output domain 1-containing protein; translation: MHNAEENMTVQESNPMMKALVINCNGEVSSELVRILHEKNYAVFVAKSLEETIELQKRLTFDIIAVDRESFELWGNQLPTVLLQFPDRIKIIIFDHTLQKFQGSERVRFTGFKIERVNIEDFPQAIESFLSIQHGVREVNISERMPQARVTQNHISKTEVVDDMLGNALEEIRKHFNVDMGAAYLNDGEKWILKRYRNVSEKFVKSFSSLSDQHPLILELTKKKAPLLFVADRKQDVKRSWLVVPLFAGERIRGALILVSNNMISLTSNDLEFLRSIMRDFNNAIDSSCFPRAVDEREIAAVEDLGNIPQVMILYDLEGKVKYWSHEAERKCGYSQEEAKGSYLIPFLTSRHNKILDNFKRAIEGPISVIELIERKDGTTAAAEVRFWPVISSASGPAMISMSLGTSILLDELINIDAHTAHIHETAWEALMDLISLLLKRNIPDEDKDEYINIISQRIEKALYPKYIQSEKDVSAEVLATGIVRLFADIGGRFSYTNDENKIEIIGTKCPWDNERRKNPVLCALTKGIIIRFAKRALDNKNVALKEALANGDPICRIVINKR